One part of the Saprospiraceae bacterium genome encodes these proteins:
- a CDS encoding ribonuclease — MFLAFQNKRFLSISIAFTILGIAYLLFLFPKSGGSSKSTTIETEISKESSAILINDQNKSAPKSILNPEVPEYVFQVLNHIQKFQEAPPNYVGGRIFKNREKKLKSVDALGTKIIYREWDVHPKIEGVNRGAERLITGSDHVAYFTKDHYNSFIKINL; from the coding sequence GTGTTTTTGGCTTTTCAAAATAAACGTTTCCTTTCTATTTCCATTGCATTTACTATTTTAGGAATTGCCTACCTGCTATTCTTATTTCCAAAATCAGGAGGCTCTTCTAAATCAACAACGATTGAAACTGAAATTTCAAAAGAATCATCAGCGATTCTTATAAATGACCAAAATAAAAGTGCTCCAAAATCAATTTTAAATCCAGAGGTTCCTGAGTATGTATTTCAAGTCTTAAATCATATTCAAAAATTTCAAGAAGCCCCACCTAATTATGTAGGGGGACGCATTTTTAAAAACAGAGAAAAGAAATTAAAATCAGTGGATGCTTTGGGAACAAAAATAATTTATCGGGAATGGGATGTACACCCTAAAATTGAGGGAGTTAACCGGGGTGCGGAGCGTTTAATCACAGGTTCGGATCATGTTGCCTATTTCACTAAAGATCATTACAATAGCTTTATTAAAATTAATTTATGA